From the genome of Pseudomonadota bacterium:
ATGGCCCGGGAGCTGAATTCATCCAGCAGCCGGTTCAAGGTGCCCCGCTGCTCATCCTGATAGAAAAAAAACAAAGTTGCCATGCGTTTCTTTTCTAGAGGCGTTATCTCATGGTCCTTTTTGGTTTCCAGATACAGGGGGAGAAGTTGTTTAATGGCTTCATCCATGCTCTGATAACGCTTTTTTGCATCCCGCTGACAGGCTTTAAGGATAAATGCTCGCAGAGCTTCCGGTATATCGGCAACCATGCTGGCAGGGTCGGGAATATCCTGTTCCAGATGAAGATCCAGCAGTTTAACAATATCATCCTCCGGATAGGGTCTTTTGCCGGTTATCATCTCAAAGGCGGTTATCCCGAGACAGTAAACATCAGTGCATGCCTGCACCGGTTCACCTTCAATCTGTTCAGGAGCCATGTAATAAACTGTTCCCTCCATGTCAAGGTTTTCATTGCCCATGGGACAGGCGAGTCCGAAATCGAGAATCTTGACAGTGTTATCCGGCTGGATAAATAGGTTTGCCGGTTTGATGTCCTGGTGCACGATTCCTTTGTTGTGGGCATAGGCAAGACCTGAGCAGGCCTGGTACAGATAATCGACGACCATGCAGGGTGGCAGATGGCCTGAGCGTTGGAGGAGCGTCTCAAGGGATTCGCCCTCCATGTATTCCATGACAATGAACAGGGTTTTATAGAGTTCCTCAATATCGTAAACCTGTACGATGTTGGGATGGTTCAGCTGGGCGATTATTTTTGCTTCATCCTTGAATTTTTCCATAAAATCAGGATCCATGGCCATCTGGTGCTTGAGCATTTTGATTGCCACCGGCATATTTAAGGTGCTGTGGATTCCTTGATAGACAATCCCCCAGGCACCATGATCAAGCATCAGTTTGATGATGTATTTGCCGATTGTTCGGTCCGCAATATGCGGCGAATTTTCAAGGCGCCTGGTGACCAGTTCCGTAAAGAAAACCTTCAGGTCCGAATGGGCTGTTGAGACCTGTTCAAATTCTTTTTTCCCGAGTTTCCAGAGCTTGATGTCGGTTTCGGCAATAACATCCGCATAACGGGGTTCTCCTGTTAATACTGCCATTTCCCCGACAACATCCCCTGTTTTAAGCGAGGCGACCTGGTGAGTTTCACCGTCCTTATCGACTTTGACAGCGCAGGAGCCTTCCTGGATAATATAAAGATTTTTTCCTGGTTCTCCCTGGGACATAACCTTTTCTCCGGCAACAAGGCGGCATGGTCGCAGACAATTGAGCAGGGACCAGAAGGCCTGTTTCGGAATGGAGTGAAGGAGCTTGGTGTTCAAAAGAAAATACAGGTCGAATACCGCCTCATCAAGGTTGAGTGATTCGATACGGCCTTGAAAGGTTTCCGCGGCCTTGCCGGTGATGAATTTTAAGCCTATTAAAAATTCTTTTTTGTTATATCCTTTTTTATTCCAGCGGACAGAGGCTGTTTCAGTGGTCCAGGTGTTTGCAGAAAAATCGTATAAAGACAGAATGATTATCGTGTCTTTTCCATATTTTGACGGGGATTCAAGAAGGAGGCCCC
Proteins encoded in this window:
- a CDS encoding protein kinase; its protein translation is MQKDNKRQWIRLKKSEPDLGMIHFVFPKGKKPAALTIEPPANTYAGVHNLCEGGLLLESPSKYGKDTIIILSLYDFSANTWTTETASVRWNKKGYNKKEFLIGLKFITGKAAETFQGRIESLNLDEAVFDLYFLLNTKLLHSIPKQAFWSLLNCLRPCRLVAGEKVMSQGEPGKNLYIIQEGSCAVKVDKDGETHQVASLKTGDVVGEMAVLTGEPRYADVIAETDIKLWKLGKKEFEQVSTAHSDLKVFFTELVTRRLENSPHIADRTIGKYIIKLMLDHGAWGIVYQGIHSTLNMPVAIKMLKHQMAMDPDFMEKFKDEAKIIAQLNHPNIVQVYDIEELYKTLFIVMEYMEGESLETLLQRSGHLPPCMVVDYLYQACSGLAYAHNKGIVHQDIKPANLFIQPDNTVKILDFGLACPMGNENLDMEGTVYYMAPEQIEGEPVQACTDVYCLGITAFEMITGKRPYPEDDIVKLLDLHLEQDIPDPASMVADIPEALRAFILKACQRDAKKRYQSMDEAIKQLLPLYLETKKDHEITPLEKKRMATLFFFYQDEQRGTLNRLLDEFSSRAMDLGIGVKAADFKDLC